The sequence cagaagcCGCCTGTTCATGTGGGATGATCTGCTGCCATCCCGTGGCCATCCCACAAGGCCACAGAGGTGACACTGCGCAGTGCCACCACCCCAGGCCCTCTGCTAAGCCCACTCCTCTGGGGCCCCGGCTCACGGTGGGCACCCCGGCGTGAGGGAAACCGAGGCATGCCCATCCTGTGCGCCAGGTCCCTCATCCCAAAAACTGAGAGGGGAGAGACCGGCCTCACCACAAACGGCGCCAGCCAGCCCCGAGCCCTGCGATGCTGCCAGCACTGCATGGACCCCGGGCGTCTGCAAAGGCATTTCTGATCTGCGCCTAAAAGCCAGCTCAAAATGCGTACGGCCCCTCTGCTTAACTAGTCACAGTCTTTGCATCGCAGCAAAAGAAGATAAAGTCTCCAGAGATAGGGAAGCCGAGGGCCTCGTGCTATCCGGCCCTCACTGGGCGTTAGAGTCGCTGGGTGTTGCCTGGCGTGGGGACGGACCTGGGGTTTTTATAGCAGGCCCAGCCAAAACGAAGGGACCCAGCTCTAGAGAGACCCTGGATTTAGCTGTTGTGGTGTGAGCCCATCTCTGCCCCCAGGACGTAAGGAAACTCATTCTGGAAAGCTTTTCTCCCTTGTTTGTGCCCATCAGCTCCAAAAACTCACCCATTTCTCTGTCCATCTCGCTCAGCAGGTTCActagaggaaggaaaggaagatgcaTGAGGCTCTCTCCTCCTGTGGGATCTTTCCTGCTCTCCATCAGGACAGCAAGCCAGACGTGGagcctgctccccagcagccctgggctccAGCAGAGCCCATCTCAGAGACGGGTCCTGTCTGGAGCAGGCGTGTTTGGCTCCCAAATCCCAGGCAGAGGCCGTGGGCGGCGACGAtctcccactgcagctgagctcaACGGGAAGCACGGCGTGGACGCAGCAGTGCCTGGtgccctggagcagcagcacggCCGCCTGGGGCCCAGACGCCAGCTACACGGCAAGGCATCGCTTGCCGCTTCTTTGCTTTACCTTTGAATTTGGCCACTGCACCCACAACCAGCTGGCTCATCTCAGAGAGGCTCTGAACGGTCCTCTGCAGCTCCGGGGAAACCGGCTTCGGGATCGGGGCCTTCGCCGCCTCGCAGCTAGGGGGGAACAACACGGAGAGGAGCTCTGACCCCAGCAGCCAGGGCCAGGAGAGAAACAGGGGGACAACCCCCTACAGCGAGAGGAAACCTCCGGCCGCAGAACTCAGGGGAGCCGCGTCCCAGGTACCAGCACGGAAACCCCATCCTTAACAGGGGTGCAACGACCGCTGGCGGCCGATAACATCACGTTAAATCCCAAAGACTCGGCAGGGCAAAGCCACCTCCCTCCCGGCGGCAGTGCTCGGCCGCctgcagcatttccaaacctctgcccagagagagggggagaagagCGACGCCAAGCCCCTTTCGTACCTGCTCAGGGTTTTGCCAACATCCTGGAAGAGAGGAAACACCAGGTCAGCTCTGGCACTGCCGAGAAGGACTGCGGCCCCCGGCACCGAGTCGCAGTCACTCCCCTGCTGTGTGCAGCGGGGTgatggggacgggggggtcACACCACTCTCCTGGGGACTCTCCGGTGACTTGCTCACCCAAATCCTCGCATTCCCTCAGCTCACACTGCAGGCCCAGGCTCACACCAGCCACACCACACCACACACCGCAGTGTCACAGCCCGGCCGCTGGCACGCCGGCCGGCACCGTGCCGTGCTTTGCTCCCAGGCTCCGGGCTGCGCGGGCAGCGGGATGCAGAGGGTGCCAAGCGGGTGCCCCCAGCCTCGCCGGGGGGGGTCACAGCGCCCGGGTGGGCAAGGCAGCCTCACCATAAGGAATTCAACCACCGGCTGGTCACGTTTCTTCTCTATCTCCGCAATCAGCGTGTCCAGCAGCGATTTCCTCTCTGAAACACTGGAGACGTACTGGCAGCGCTCCTCGGCGAGCTGCCCACGTGCCCGGTCGAGCTGGGCCAGCAGGACGCCCTCCTGCTCCCGCAGgaactgctgcagctgcttgaAGGCGTCCTGCAGCCTCTGCCGCTCCGAGGCCACCTTCCCCTGCAAGGCACCCGCGCGGAGGCCGCTCAGCCATGCCATCCTCCGGCCGCCTCCGCGTGGGCACGGGGCAGAGAGCGGGGCAAGGATCGTGGGGACAAGGAGAAGAGTTTTGGGAGAGGAAAAGCTGGAAGAACggaggggggagaggagtggcAAGTCTGGGTGTTGCTGACTGCGAAGTCTGAACGAGAGCAGGATGGAAGAAGGATAGGTGGGAcggacagagggagagagaaaatagtGTTGttagggaagaggagagaaatatGTTATGGGGAGAGGGAACGATGGGACAGGcccgtggggacacgggggtaCGCAGGCAGGAGGGCGCCGAGAGAGAAACACACACCAGCAAGCCATcgctctccttttctccttcgGGCTTaaatccttctttctctttttgtagaAAACCCAGGTTGCTCTGGAGTGTCtcctggagggggaaaaaaaaaaacaaaccccaaatgaCGTGTATTTGGTGAATTTGGGCTTTCATTTCACATTTGCAGGAGTGAGATGATGTCACTGCCCGTGGGGACAGTACGGCTCTGCAGGGTCGCTGGGCTGGGCTTTGAGCTCAGctcagcatcccccccccctgCCAAGCAGGCGCTACAGCCAGCCTAGGGAGATCCCCGTGCGCAGCTGCTTTGGCCGGAAGTATTTCTGGAACGGCTTCATGTGGAAACCCTGAAGTCTGTGGGTttgggtgggttgttttttggttttttttttttaattaggaaaaacaaCTTTTGGTGTTAGAAGTGGGATTTGTGGGAAGAGGTCTGAAGCGACGGCAGCGCTGTGTCTCAGACGCACTCCGTAAATTCGCTGGAGTATTAAAAAGCCCCTCGTGCTCCTCCAAGCCAtgccctgcagcagagcaggctcctggcGGGGGGACCCCAGCCTACATCTCGGGGGGGCACCTCGTCCCCTGTAGCTGtggccccagccctgtccctggcTGGGGACGTGTGGGGCACAAGGGACCCCCAAGCAGCGAGAGGGACCTGCGCTCCTGGACGGGCCGGGGGGAGGCCatgggcagcaggagccagggagAACCAGCACCACCGGCAGGGATACGGGACCCCAGCCCGCGGCTGGACAGGGACCCCAAGCCACGGCGAGGTGGGGACCCTAACCTGTACCCTGACGGGGACCCCAAGCCACGGCGAGGTGGGGACCCTAACCTGTACCCTGACAGGGACCCCCCAACCCATACCCAGATGGGGACTCCAGCCAGCCGCTAGATGGGGACCCAAATCCATGAGTGGACAGGGACCCCAACCTGTGCCTGGAGGACCCAGACCCGTGCCCCAAGGGGACCCCAGCCCGTTCCCGGAGGGGACCCTGCCCTGTTCCCGGACGGGACCCCAGCCCACACGCGCAGGGCACCCTGACCCGTGCCCCGAGGGGACCCAGCCGGTTCCCCAGGAgaccccagcccctgcccagagccccccctccccggttcCCCCCTCCCTTACCCGGAGCTCCTGGGCGGCCTCctcggcggggcgggcgcggtGGTCGCGGTGCCGGGGCCCGTCTCGGCACAGGGGGCAGAGGAGGCTCCGGCAGCTCTCGCAGAAGAGGCCCAGGGCCTCGCCGTGggccgggcagcggggccgccGCGCCTCGTCCTCCAGggcccccgccagccccgccaCGGCGCCCAGCGAGCGGTTGGGCCGCAGCGAACCGGGGGCCACGGCAGCGCGGCACTGGGGGCaggcggcggggcgcggcgggtcCCCCAGCACCGCCGCCATGCAGGGGCCGCAGAAGTTGTGGCCGCACTCGGTGATGACGGGCTCCAGGAAGAGCTCCAGGCACACGGGGCAGGTGGCCTCGGCCTGCAGGCGGTCACCCAGCGCCAGCACGGCCCGCGCCATGCCGCCGGCCAGCCGCTTCCCGGAAAgggcggcggggagccgggggccggggctgcgccCTGCGCCTGCGGGCTCTGCgggaggggccggggcgggggcgcgggggggggcgggggcgtggggggggggggggggggggagggggtgtgcgtggggggtgtgcgtggggggtgtgcgtgggggggcttgtgcaggggagggggtgtgcGTGGAGAGGGGGTGtgcgtggggagggggtgtgcgTGGGGAGGGAGTGTGCGTggggggtgtgcgtgggggggcttgtgcaggggagggggtgtgcGTGGAGAAGGGGTGtgcgtggggagggggtgtgcgtggggagggggtgtgcgtgggggggcttgtgcaggggagggggtgtgcgtgggggggcgtgtgcgtggggagggggtgtgcgtggggggtgtgcgtgggggggcttgtgcaggggagggggtgtgggggggagggggtgtgcgggggggtgtgcgtgggggggcttgtgcaggggagggggtgtgcGTGGAGAGGGGgtgtgcaggggagggggtgtggggggcgTGTGCGTGGGGAGGGCGTGTGCgggggggggtgcgtgggggggcttgtgcaggggagggggtgtgcGTGGAGAGGGGGTGTGCGTGGGGAGGGCGTGTGCGTGGGGGGGCttgtgcaggggagggggtgtggggggggggggtgtgcgtggggagggggtgtgcgtggggagggggtgtgcgtggggggtgtgcgtgggggggcttgtgcaggggagggggtgtgcGTGGAGAGGGGGTGtgcgtggggagggggtgtgcgtgggggggcttgtgcaggggagggggtgtgggggggagggggtgtgcgtggggagggggtgtgcgtggggggtgtgcgtggggggcttgtgcaggggagggggtgtgcgtggggagggggtgtgcgtggggggtgtgcgtgggggggcttgtgcaggggagggggtgtgcGTGGAGAGGGGgtgtgcaggggagggggtgtggggggcgTGTGCGTGGGGAGGGCGTGTGCgggggggggtgcgtgggggggcttgtgcaggggagggggtgtgcgtggggagggggtgtgcgggggggtgtgcgtggggggGCGTGTGCAGGGGAGGGCGTGTGCGTGGGGAGGGGTGCgggcgtggggagggggtgtgcgTGGGGAGAGGCAtgtgcaggggagggggtgtgcgggggtgtgtgtgcgtggaggggggcgggggggtctgTGCGTGGGGCGCGTGtgcgtggggagggggtgtgcgTGGGGAGGGGCGTGTGCGTGGGGGCgtgtgcaggggagggggtgtgcGTGGGGAGGGGTGTGGGCGCGGGGAGGGGTGTGGGCGCGGGGGTGTGCGGGGGGATGTgcgggagtggggggggggtgtgtggggagggGTGCGGGCAtggaggcgggggggtgggggggtgcgggCGTGGGGGGGGTGCAGGCGTGAGCGCAGGCGTATGTGCATAGGTGTGCCTGCATGTGCGTACCCGTGTGCGTGTATGTTGACGTGTGTGTGCGCAGTTGTGTGCGTGTATGTGTGCGAGTGCGCTCGTGTGTGATGTGTACATACGTGCGTGCATGCACGCATGCCTGTTGCATCGGTGTGTGCATGAGCGCGTGCATGTGTGTTGGTGTGTGCACGGATGTGTACATGCATGTacgtgtatatatgtgtgtgtacgCACATGTGTTGGCACACGTGTGTACATCAGTGCATCTCTGTGTGCCCGTATGTGTGCCCATGTGTgttcgtgtgtgtgtgcacgcgcATACCTGTGTGCCTTTGCGTTGGCATGTGCATGCGTGTATGTAAACGTGTACACACACTCATGCACCTGTGTGCCTGTGGATGTTGTATGTACGTGTATGTGCACATGGATCTGTGTGACGTATCTGTGCACGTGTGTTGGCACGCATGTGTGTATATCTGTGCAGATGTGCCTGTGTTGGCACGCGGATGCATGTTTGtgggtatgtgtgtgtgtttgtgtgtgcgtgCCTGCATGTCCTGACGTGGCTGGGCATGCATCTGCATGTGCGTGTACGCACGGGCGTAAAGCGCGTCTGTGTCtacgtgtgtctgtgtgcatgtgccGGGTGCACGCGTGCCTCTCTGTGTATGTGCGTGTGCAAGTGTGAACGGTTTTGTACATGTCTGCCTGCGTGTGGGTGCACATTTTTGCGTGGCCATGTGTCTGCCTGTACAtgtatgtgtatgcatgtgtgtgtgtgcgcatgtgTGTGGGCGCATGTATGTGCACGTGTGTCTCTGTGCGTGTGTCTCCATGCAGGTATTTGCTTGTTGCTGTGTAGGTGTACATCTGTGTGTGTATCAGTGTCGGTGGGTGTGCCAGCGTGTGCCCCCGTGTCGTTCCACGTGTGTATGcatgtctctgtgtgtgcacacgtgtggGGGTATCTGTCTCTCCCACTGTATGTTTGTGTGCCTGGATCTCAGCACACGCATGTgagcgtgtgtgtgcgtgtgcaaaCCAGGGAGGAACGAGCAGGGAAAAGccggggggggcacagggccCCCCTGTGTGTGCGGTGCGTGTGCCCACAtctgcgcacacacacacgtggcCGTGGGCAGCCCGCGGGAGCGAGGATGACTCTGGCAGCCGGCGGGCACAGCCCAGGGAGGGCTGGCGCACGTGCGAGCGTGAGTGTGAGCGTGAGTCTCATCCCGCCCTGCACGCGGGCGTTGGTGCAAGAGGCAGAGCGTGCCTTGCGCCCCTTGCACCCCGTGGGACAGCGCGCGGCCTggagcctgctgctgggctcccacctcccggcttcagaaatcctttaaaaaaggGACGCTGCCCTTCCCCGCAGCAGCGGGAGCCTTCCCGGGTGCCCAGGCCTGCGAGCCGGCGCGCTTCGGCACAGCGCTGCCAGCCACCTCGGATGCTCTGGCTGTTTAAATACGTTTAATAATTTATAACCTAAACGTGCCCGGGAGCGCCGGGGAGCTGCGCCCCAGGTCGGGCCATCGCGGGCAGGCTGGAGGACCGGAGCGGGATCCTTCCCCAGGCCTCGCGCTTGCAGGAGCCGCTTCCCAcccgccggggctgggggtTAATGCGGTTTAAGGGATTGTGTCAGCGCGGCAGCTGTGACATGCGGGAGCCGAGCGTAATCCGGTCCGTGAGCCGTTTCCCCAGGGCCGGCTGCCTCGCCGCCTGCTGCCGGCCCCTTCCCGCACGTGTGAAGTCTCGCCAAACCGAGCGGCCaccctggggcgggggggctccGGCTttcacccctgcaccccacggcCGCCGGTGGCTCTCCCGGTGGCTCCTTTGCTCTCGCCCCAGCCCTGAAACCCCCGGAGGGCAGCAGCGGCGCttagggaagagaagagggcCTCCGGTAGCCCCACGAGCCCCCTCGGGGATCCCTGCAGGCTGCGGGGGCACGTATCCGCTGTGCCGGCCCTGGGCTCAGCCCCTGCGGGCAGCGGGTGCCCAAAACCCTCCCCCCGTGTGCAGCCGTTGGCTCCGCTCCATCGCCCCCCTGGCACGTTGCGGGCCAGGGCCCGAGGAGTGTCCCCAAGCCCTTCTGGGGGCACCGCACATCCCTGACGCGCTGCTGGCGGCCGAGCTGTCCCCGGCAATGAAGCGGCCGAATGACACCCGTCCCCGGTGGTTACTGCCTGCgccctgccacccccccgcCTGCTTCCCAGACTCCGTCCCGGCAGCTGCGGTGGCGTCGGCACAATGCTCTCTGTCCCCCCGCTTCGCCGTCGCTGCGGCATGCCGGGGTGCCAGCCCGGTTTCCCCCCTCAGCCGGAGCCTCTGGGCTGCGGTGCGGGCGCTGGGGcgctgccggggcgggggggatacGCTGCCCACCTCACACCGCGGCGGTGGCTCCTGCtcgtcccctgtccccagggctgctgccttctgggTGCTGCCACGTCCAGCTCCCCCGGCACCCTGGGCGAGCGTGGCGGTGCCAAACCTGCGGTGACACGAGCCCTCGAAGAGTCGGTCCCGCCGCAGGACGGTGCCGATAACCCCCCATAGTTCAGCACACCCAGAACGAACCCGCCTGCAACGAAACGAAGCGGAGGGTGCTGATAACCTGCAGAcggctcggggcggggggggtggcgAGGCTGCTCACCGCACGTGCCGCCCCCAGGTTTGTGCCCCGCAGCACCGCCACCTCTGCAGCTTTTCGGTGCCGCTGGCGCTCTGAGCTCGGTGCCCGCCACGACGGCTGCGTCCCCTGCTCGGCGTGGGAGCTGCGGCTGCAGATGGGCTGTTGACATTTGAGCCACTGAAGGTCACCTGGACGTTGTTAAATCCCGGCAGCGTCCAGCGACCGACGCAGCTACGTGCATGCGCGGCCGGCGAGGAGCAGCACAAGCGGGAGAGCAACTGCTGCACGGGGCCCGGCGACGCGGAGCAGAGCGCGGGCGCTGCCGGCCTGGCCAaggcgaggagggggctgcGCGTCTCCTGGGCTCCCCGGGCAGGTCCCGGCGCTGCGCGGGGGCAGCCGGGCCCCCTCTGCTAGTACGGGCAGCGAAGCGGCTGCTTTGCCAAAAACCAGCTGAACCCGTccatttttaggaagaaaaaaggacagcGCCAGGTCCGTGGCACCGCCAGCGTGAAGAACACAAGCTGCTGAGGACCAGAGTcagttctgcttttaatttatttgtccCCCCTAATTGCATTTAGTCCCGATGAGGGGGATGCGGGGAGGCTGCCGAGGGGCGCGGGGCAGCCAgccggccccgggggctgcagccGGGCCCCCCCAGTCCCGCGCCAGCGCCTCCCTCCCGGGATATCAGCCCCGTCGCAGCACGTTTAACCTCGCCAGGCTGCACGCCACAACCCGAAACCCCAAACTGCTCCCAGGGAGTTTCGAGCAGCACCCCAGCACGGGCAACGCAGGAACCTCGACTGGAGCCggccctggcagccccgaaATGCTCCTTTCCGCACCGGTGACCGGCTGGTGGCTCTCAGCGCAGCCCTCGGGCGCTTTCCAGCCGGAAGAGGCTGCAAATGACAAATTTAGGAGGGGTTCATACACCCGCAAAGTGCTGCGGCGAGGACTTTGGTTCCGCAAAGGCATTAACAGGTCCCAACAACTTATTCCATCATCGCTCTGTTTATTGATGCCACTGTCCAACATGAGATCTGACACCATCTTCCCCCACGGCACCCGTCGTCCAGGAGCCCGGTGTGCGCCGGGAAGCCGGCGTCACCGCTCCGGCCACGGCCCGGCCCTTCCGGTGCATCTCACCCAGCCGCAGCCCCGCTATGGGAGCTGCGACGAGGACGAGCCAGGACCACGGAGAACCGAGCCGCTGGAGACAGGAGCTCAGACCAACAGCAAGGAGACCGACCCACGTCCCACCCACAGGAATCTCCCGTGGGCAGCCCTGACTCGGCCGGGGCTTTGCTCAGAGCCAGCCCAGGACCGGCTCCTCCATCTGGGGCAGGAGTCTCATCGCTCCCGCCGCCGGGGAGCGCGCGGTTGGTGCCACCGGCGAGGGCGAGGCCAGCCTGCTCGCCGCAGCGCGCTTCAGAGAGAGCAGAAGAGCAGTTAAACACATCAAGGTCGCGCGCACAGGTACATCACGGCCCCGCAGCGCCCCGCGGCAAGACCCGCGTCTACGAACTGCTCCCGCGTCTCGCGCCAGCCGGCGATGCCTTCGGTGCAGCTCTCATAGCGGCGGGAGGGATGGGCGCCCGGGGTCGCCGCTCGCCGGAAAGGCGTCTGCCGCTGCGGAAGGATTAAGCGCTAGAAATGAGTGTTTGGAGGAGCCTTGCTGATGGGGTCCTACCAGCAAAAAGGTTCTTTTACTGCAACTAGTATTTTATTCTATTGTATAATTCAGGAGCGCATCACAGCCCCGAGAGCCGGGCAGGCACCTATCAGCGCTTCAAATCTAGACACACGGAGAACCTCCTCATCATCTGGATCTATTTATTACTCACCTCCCCCTGGCCGGCAGCTCCTTGTCGCCACGCGCTGCTGAGCGGCTGTCGCGTCCAGCCCCGAAAGCTGGGACGAGGCAGCGCCTCTGCAGAGCTCCCAGACA comes from Grus americana isolate bGruAme1 chromosome 2, bGruAme1.mat, whole genome shotgun sequence and encodes:
- the LOC129203628 gene encoding E3 ubiquitin-protein ligase TRIM7-like, whose amino-acid sequence is MARAVLALGDRLQAEATCPVCLELFLEPVITECGHNFCGPCMAAVLGDPPRPAACPQCRAAVAPGSLRPNRSLGAVAGLAGALEDEARRPRCPAHGEALGLFCESCRSLLCPLCRDGPRHRDHRARPAEEAAQELRETLQSNLGFLQKEKEGFKPEGEKESDGLLGKVASERQRLQDAFKQLQQFLREQEGVLLAQLDRARGQLAEERCQYVSSVSERKSLLDTLIAEIEKKRDQPVVEFLMDVGKTLSSCEAAKAPIPKPVSPELQRTVQSLSEMSQLVVGAVAKFKVNLLSEMDREMVKVTLDPETASPHLILSRDRKTVRLGDREQNLPDTPKRFTGSPSVLGSQGFVAGRHYWELEVGNGDSWAVGVAVESVRRKDSLNMAMGKIWALRLGWDRQYTALHMPPTPLVLNEEPQKIRVHLDYEAGEVTFYNAKNMVQILQLKASFSEKVFPYFWLWSQESYIQLCA